One Anguilla rostrata isolate EN2019 chromosome 15, ASM1855537v3, whole genome shotgun sequence genomic window, ACTTCTAAACATAATAGCTAAATCGTaacaaaaatgctgaaaaaaaacatttagaaaatcCCTAAACAATTAAACACACTTTTTTAAGCACCAACACATGCATGgtgaaaatcaaacaaaaaatccTCAAAATGCtttgcatgttcagttggattcagactGGGTGAtcgacttggccagtcaagaacattcctcTTTTTGGCCCTGAATCTCCTTGGTTGCTTAATCAGTATGTTTGGGGCCATTGCCCTGCTACAaggtgaagcaccatccaatgagtttagaggcatttggttggatcggagcagataagatgtttccaTACACTTCAGCactcatcctgctgctgctatctGTAGTCACATCAGTGAAGAATCTATGAGTTTCTTTGTTTCAGAACTCTATAGAAATCTATAGAATTTCTTAAATGCAATCTTTAGCTAACTTTAACTTgtccattctgttcttgagacTTACCAGTGGCttacatcttgcagtgaacTCTCTGAGGTTATCCGAggggggcaacatagctcaggaggtaagagcggttgtctggcagtctgtctggcagtcggagggttgccgattcgatccccgccctgggcgtgtcgaagtgtccttgagcaagacacctaacccccaactgctctggtgaaggagaggcatcaattgtaaagcactttggataaaagcgctatataaatgcagtacatttacCATCCTGGTGTAGTCTTTATTTATGCCTACATCTTGGCGAGTgctcttgatctgtttgacagttgaaaagggggttttcttctgtggtctaccaggttaTTTGCTATTGTAGAGCTCGCCGGTGTGGTCTTGCTTCTGAACAATGTattaaacagttgattttgacatacccaatgttttggctatgttcTTGATTGATTCGTTCGGATTTGTCCATCCCATGATGGTATggtttactggcattgacacagCTTCTCTCCTCacgttgagagacaacagcaacaaacagACTCCAAATACAAATGCTGCAACTAGAATCAATTCTAACCCTATTCCCTACTTTCATGTGCATCCTTGTGAACTAacgatgcaacaacacacagctggctaagAAATAGAGCTAGCCAACAACAAAGACTGCTGCAGAGAGCTGGATGATGGAAACATGTATTGAGTCTTTTTTAACAATACTGTAAATCTGAGGAtaaaattttctaaatatttttttttacaatcaactaaaatgcaaaatgcaatattCTACTTTTTCAAACTACTTCCTAGGTccagtcatttttttcagtgggcAGGACTTTAACGCTTTATAGACCCTACAGACCTTTCACACAGCCAATTGTTTTCCTCGCAAACACAAAGTTTCCTCTGATAGCTCCGAGAGGGAGGCGGGCTCCAGAAAGATAACTACGGAGGTAATGAGatgactgaacaaaaacaaatttccacGGCATTAAATATTACGTTTATGCGAGCTCTTTGACAGAAATCTTATGCCAATCACTAACATGAGCACAGTCTTACCGGCTACCAGTCTCTCTTCAAGTGTCCCCTTACAAAAAGCAATACATATACACTGGGGGTAATCACAGTGATAATATGTTTATACACAGTCACCAAGAAACACAGTAGTTTGTGGGTAATTGTTATGATGGCTGAGTTCTAAAATGTCAATGATCCAAGTTCAGTGAAATAATCCTTAAGTAAAACCCTGCTGTCTCTGAACCAGGTATGATAAAATGAACTGGTCTCTGAATATGGATCCTGATCAACCAGTGGTGTTCTGCCTCACACAATTCATCACCACCTtacaccagtggttctcaaactcggtcctggaggacccctgtgtatgctggttttcatttcaacctcaacagcaatcccagaattttaacaagctgttactttttcttaattaggtgctgttcatgttttagagctggggttccagaaagaattgattaatagaatcaggtgtgtgcacccacactggctctttctggataagactggggaccccagctctaaaacatgaaaatcacctaattaagaaaacacactcgcacacacacacacacacacacgcacattcacatacacacacacacacacacacatgcacacacactcacacacacagacagacagacacacacacacactcacacacacacacacactcacacacacacccacacacgcacacacacacacacactctcacacacacacacacactcacacacacacacccacacacacacgcacactcacgcacacacacacacacacacacacacacacacactcgcacacatacacacacacacacacacacacacactcgcacacagaacGGGTGCTAGAGCACGGTGCTGACAGTGTCCAAGTCCCTGCTGATCTGGGAGCTGCTGGGCAGGGCCTTGAGGTACTCCAGGTGTCGGCGGGCGTCCTCCTGGTTGTGGCGCACATAGTACACCACGTAGGCGATGACCATGGCGAACCAGCCGAACATGGTGACGAACATGGCCACGTCGGTGGTGCGGTGGTGGTAGTTGCAGAAGTTGATGCCGGAGTCGAGCACCTGCACGACGGGCCTGCCGGCGTACTGGTCCTGGGCGGCGGTGTGGCAGCTGACCTCGGCCGCGGTGTCGGGGTCCAGCCGCAGCTCctgcagcgcctcctgcagggcGCACTCGCAGTGCCAGGGGTTGTGCGACAGCCGGACCTGGGCCCGCAGCCGGGCGAAGGCCTCCTTGGGCACGCTGCGCATGCGGTTGTGCGAGAGGTCCAGCGACCGCAGGCCCTCAGAGACCCCCTGGAAGGCCCCCGCGTCCACCTCCTGGATGGCGTTGTGCGAGAGGTCCAGCTCCTGCAGCCGCGGCAGGCCCCGGAAGGCCTGGCCCGGGATTCGGGTGATGCGGTTGGACCCCAGCAGCAGGGCGACCGTGTCCCCCGGCAGGTCCGCAGGGATCTTCTCCAGGTTCTGGGAGGCGCACTGCACCACCACCACGCCCCCCTTCTCTGCGCAGTGGCAGCTCTTGGGGCACACGGCGAGCCcgggacacagcagcacagccagcacTACACAGCCTCTGAGCAGCGCACCGGCGGCTGTGGAGACCGGCCCCCCGGGCACACCCGGCCCCATTAGCCTGCCtgcgtcccccgcccccccctcataACCCATGCCAGTGCACagagcctcccccccctcatcaGCCATGCACCTGTGCAGGCACTGGGCAGCTGGAGTTAATAAGAGGCCATTCTGGAGGAGGAATCTCAGCGCCTCACTGAAAGGCACTTACACAGGGAGCTTCTCGGGTCCTCAGGGAATTCTCCACAAAACAGCCGCTTTCACCCTTCCACCAGTTTGAGCTGAACCATCGCGAAGGAGCCTTTTAGCAGTGAAGGCAGGTGCTGTGTgcccaaaaaacagaaaattaaaagaGTCTAGAAGATTGTAGAAGCTGCAgcacaaaaaatggaaaaaaatgaagtctTCTCTTCTGTGAGCTGATTAGTACTAGCAGTCTCCCGCCAGGCTGCaacagaaaggaaaggaaacagGCTGAAACCGTAAAGTCACGGATGAGTAACTCACATAGAGGAGCTTCactcttttttggggggtttttgaGTGAATTTAATTTGCTCTGAATTTACATCACAAAAGCTCTACAGAGTACCACGGTGTCGCACTGAATTCTTAATTCAAATAAGAATTTTTtgcaacactgaacactgcaacaatgaaaacattctggCACCCAAATTGGTTATTAAAATCAATTACTTTCAAtgtaaacaatttaaaaatgaaatagatCAATTATTTCATTGTGTCAAATGCAGATCTATTGTTTTAATACAATATCAGATTTGATTAGCAtggtttcatttattcatgaacCTCTGCATATTATAAATTgaattcattctctctctctctctctctctctgctcaagAAGTTGAGTGTGCCCATCAATAAAAATTATACCCAATAATAGCGCAACAAGCTAATACTAATGTGACTGACGTATGCAGGTCATACATAATGGCATCTTGCGTGCGCACATAACACGTAACAGCAGGAAAGAAGGAACATGTTTATCCTTCGATTCCTCTCCAGAAGAGACCACAGCATTGAGAAGCAAAACCACAATTATGTGACAGCGCTGAAATGCTGCTCCCTCTAGTGGACCACACCTGACCCTGCAGCTAACCAATAATTCGTTATCGCTCCCGCAAAGCGCACATCTGCTCTCGTTTGACAGTTCATCTGAATTACTCAAACGAAAGCCACGCACACAAATAATATTTCTCACCAAGAGCGATACTATTCAGATGAATGTGAAACAAGAAACCCATAAAGCACATAGCTAAAGTAACATCTAACATTGACTCTGATGTGTAATTAAACTTGttaacaatttaaataaattcttgattgaataataaaacaacattgCCTGGTATATGCTTTTCAGTTTGCAAGGGTGCATAACTTTCTACATATAGAACAGTCCAGTCTGAactaaatgagaaaaaaacctTGCTATCTTTTCTCCTACAAGTAAATTGCACAGGAATATACTCAGCTCTTCAAGAAATAAGCAAGTGCATTTTGTCTTTATCAGAACCAGAAAAATAGATAATGTTTACGCACGAATGGCAGTcttctgattaaaaaataaatgcacattcgAAAATGAGGCACATCTGCAGTAATGCTTGCAGTTATAATAATATGGCACCTCTTTATTGTACTATATAAAGTTTACCTAAAAAAGCTCGTTCGTAATGTGATGCAGTTGGTATTATACAGGCGAACTCGTGAGCAGATAGTAATAGTAGGCTGCACGTGTCCTGCCTTACTTGACCACAATGATCAGAGTTGCGCGTGCTGaccacattatttttcatttgtgttattttttaatccacGTGTTTCTGTCTGCTATCAATAAGCAACTTCTGCTTGTGTGCCATCTATGCAatataatcttttaaaaaacacagagtCTCCGTTTCTTCACTGCGTGACATGTCCTTTAGGAATAGCCTACTGAGGTTGCGGTAGATCGGTTTACATCGGATCGCTAAGAGCGTCAAACCATACGGATTAACCTACTTTGCATTGCTGaacaatatatatatgcatCGTATGAAACGTTCAGAATTGCCATGCAAACCTTTTTCCAAACAAAATTACCTTTATTCACATTTGGAGATGCTTAACTAGGTCCTTCCCCGTTGCGTATTGCCGTGGCATTTCCATCATTGCTACCTGGACACTATTTTCCCTTCTTCATGCAACAGGACAGATGAAATATACACAAAGCGGAGAGAAtactgaagaagaaaaatgctTCATTTGGCCAAAATTATTATACATAATAGCCTCCGATCGTTCTTGATCCGAATGTCTGTTAATATAACATTCAAACAGCATTCAAGCATTGACTATGGTAAGTAAACCAAACACAGTAATTTTGTTTAACCTGCCGATGCTGCGTTCCTGACAGAGGCTTTAATACCACAAACCCAGAATAACTACCATAAACTGGACAATAAAAAGTGAGCCACCTTCTTCTGTACGCTTCTTTCCTGTCCTCGGACATTTCTAAATGCCGTATGCAACATAGGCTACAAGAGAAATACCAGCCTGGACTTCGTTACTAATACTCAAAGAGCAGCTACTGCAGCACGTGTCCTATCTGTGTGCTGTACGGCGCGGTCGCAgttatttagccatttagcccagttgtgctgtgggggggaaaaaaacacatttggaagCGTTCGGCTAAAATAAACTGAGCGCAAAATGGTCTCTGTATTTCCTCCACATTATTTCCAAAGTTAATCTATGTTTATTTTAGTGCGCGGCAAAAATGTCCAGAAGCTTCCTACTTAGCCAACacattatcataataataataataataataataataataataataataataataataataataataatattttcgcTAGACGCTTAATAGATGGCGTCGATAAGTTTCGTACCGAGTGTAGGACAGACTGCTACCTGCCTGGCTTGGTGACGTTTCCTCACTTGTTGCTGTGCTGGTGCGCTCAGCGTTCATGCTCATCCAGCTCTGATGCCGCTGCTGACCGACTTCGGGAGCAGATGTTTGTGTTCCTGCGGTCCAGCGCGCTCATTGGGCAGCAAAACTAGAACCCCCTtcccccggccccccacccGAGCGGTGCTGCACAGACACCCTGATCGCATCAGGTTACACTGGGAATTCAAAGTCGATGCGATTAAGCCTTACCCAcagcctttttcttttcttttcttttcttttcttcttaatgGTCGGCTATAACTTTTCTAAACAGGGTTTGAGACAGGTTACCTTACAAGATCAACATGTCTCCCCAGGTCGACAATGATTCATTGACCGAATGCTTCAGTGAGTATGCGAGGTTAACTCGAATGCGCATGTATTTCATCAGTGAAAGTGGCCTATGTTTCACCATGTGTCAAACTCAGCAGGGGAAATGATCGCCTAACTTAGAAAACGTCAAATGCTGAAACGTGTTGGATAATAATTTCTTTCGTGGCCTACATATAAATTTGAAAGCAGTCTATTAAATATGGCAGAAAAGGACATGCTTTTATGGTGACTAATTTCCGTTTATATTTATTGTGCCACAGAGCTGGGTACTCAGTGACGAACAAGGTCGCGCGGAGACCTTTAGAGAGGCAGCTGCAATCAAAGCGATAAAAAGGctcaccaaaaaagaaaaacagttttgtgaTATCCAAttattgtacagaatatatttaaccaaaatgaatgacaaaaacacaacaagaacaacaactattattattattattattattattattattattattattattattattatttgttggcTAAGTAGCCAAATTTTGGACTTTTTTGCCATGctctaaaaatgaataaacatgttttgtttttacatgaaattaacactcaattatttttggtttggtggtcctttttcatttgtttttgaatgatTGATATTTCGAGGTTCATAGCAGAAACAGCTATTTTCTACTGCCGCAAACGGAGGCCTCAAGTTTAGCTGGGGCTGCTAGATAAAGAATAGTTAATAAGACAGTCCTGATGTGACCTCACTCATACAAAACAAGTATGAGCTTAAGCTCCACCAGGCATGTGGGCTGAGTGGCAAGTGCTTTCTTCAcaggaatgaaaaaataaaggtaGGACAGGCATGACATCTTATTGGTTGAAAACAGAGAAGCACTCCACCAATGCCTTTTGAGAATGCTTCCTGGCTGTACTTGTGAGTGAGCATCCAGGAATAATGCAATAGGGACATACAGATGCTGTGATGTCAGCTTACATACAAAGGGGAGTTCTACCAACTGCAGAGTACATGAGTAATAGCCAGTAGAGCACACACCAAAgatttaataacaataatacattttattgatcAGGTGCCTTTCTGAACACTCTAGGTCACCttacatggtattaaaatgaatagaagAATGACAAATCACTACAGATACATACATGATATTAAAAACAGTTAGAAAAGACAAAGACACTGCCCTTACAAAacatggtattaaaaaaaataaataaataaataaataaataaaagtgccaTGGGGGAGTGGATAGCTATGTCCTGTTCAGGCAAAAGCTAGTGTGAAGAggtgagtttttaaatgtttcttaaaagTGGAGAGAGTCTCAGCATTATGGAtgt contains:
- the lrrc3 gene encoding leucine-rich repeat-containing protein 3, with product MGPGVPGGPVSTAAGALLRGCVVLAVLLCPGLAVCPKSCHCAEKGGVVVVQCASQNLEKIPADLPGDTVALLLGSNRITRIPGQAFRGLPRLQELDLSHNAIQEVDAGAFQGVSEGLRSLDLSHNRMRSVPKEAFARLRAQVRLSHNPWHCECALQEALQELRLDPDTAAEVSCHTAAQDQYAGRPVVQVLDSGINFCNYHHRTTDVAMFVTMFGWFAMVIAYVVYYVRHNQEDARRHLEYLKALPSSSQISRDLDTVSTVL